In Anopheles bellator chromosome 2, idAnoBellAS_SP24_06.2, whole genome shotgun sequence, the genomic stretch actccgcggcaccagggcaccagCTGCAGTCAGGGGATCGTGCGAACTTCTTTATGTGTAAGTACTCTCGGAAGAATCCGTGTCCCGAGAGCACTTGGGACATGTGGAAATCCACACGTCCATGTTTCCTGCTGACCCAGCGCGTGATGTCCGGGATGACTCGGTACGTCCAGCGTTGATACCGGCTAGCGTCTGGTTttagccccgccgccgcccactgcTCTTGCCACTGGCTGATAGTGCGCAAACGCTCCCTTTTGCGCAGGGCCGTCGCGTCTGGTGGTGGATGGGTgtcctccgtttgctgcccaatcgctggccatcgtcgcccgatgcagcgttcgtcctcctgcagcagcagtacgatggGCACCATGCTGGcgagggccgtggccacgctgTAGGAAACACTGCGGAACGTGCTTGCCACCCCTTGCGCCAGCCTGCGCTGCACTCCATCCAGGAGTCGACAGTTGCTCTGTATCTCGAGGCAAGAACGCCGCTTTGCCCATAGCGGGGCTCCGTATCGGATCATTGACGTTACCGCACTCGCAATCAGCCTGCGTCTATCACTCGTCGCTCCGGAACGATTCGGCATCAAGGCCCGAAGGACTCGAGTCACCTGGCTAGCCCGCTCTGCCACATACTCGATGTGCGGTCGCCAGCCATTTTGCATATATTGAGGCGGTCATCCTTCAATATTTCGAACACCAACTTGCAGCAATCACGGTGTTTCAAGTACATTTTATTTGTGTAATTACAACAATTACAACAATTAGATTTAATAAATAGATACAGAACAATACGAAAAAAACTAAAGTAAATTTATCAATTTCTGTTTTTGTATAAAACACCCATGGAGcgattgcatttgcattttgaaacCAGTTAAACCagttaaaaaaatgaatcagTCCGCTCGTAGGTAGATTTGATCAATCCTTTATCTGATACGCGATGCTGTTACACGCGAGAGGCATTAATGTTGTCGGCGTTTAATTCCGCGGTTCTCTCGAATTCTCTCATCATACTCTCAGACCTGCTCCAGAAACGTCACCGCGTGCCAACAAACGGGTAAGTTTTGGTTCAAAGTACAACCATGAAGTGATTAGCATCAGTGGTCGTTCACCGGCCGCTTTCCGTGCAAGTGTTCATTCGTTCTTGTCGTTCCCGAGAGTGCATCTTCCGAGCCACCGAAAAATGACTAGTGGTAAGCTGTTCCGGGCAATCATAATGGGCGCTCCTGGGTCCGGCAAAGGAACAGTATCCTCGCGTATTGTTCACGGCTTCAACCTTAAGCACATCTCGAGCGGCGATCTGCTGCGATGGAATATCGCGAGAGGCACGGAACTGGGCCGGGTCGCCGAGAAGTACATCAAGGAAGGGAAACTGGTGCCAGATATTTACATAACGAAGTGTATTTTGAGTGAGCTCGAGCAGATCAAAACGCAATCCTGGCTGTTGGACGGATTCCCGCGGACACGTGAGCAGGCAGACGATCTGTGGCAGCAAGAGCGCATCGATTCCGTAATTAACTTGGAAGTGCCGTTTGACGTGATAATCGAGCGAATAGAGAGTCGCTTGGTTCACCTGCCGAGCGGCCGGGTATACAACCGGGGATTTAACGACCCGAAAACGCCGGGCCGAGATGATGTGACCGGCGAACCGCTAAGCCAACGGCCGGACGACAATCCGGTGGCGGTCAGAAAGCGGCTCGAAATATACGATGCTTGCGCGAAGCCGATCAACGAGTACTTTGACCAGAAAGGGGTTTTGACAACGTTTAAGGGCAGCGCGACTGATGAAATTTGGCCGCATGTGAAGAAATATCTGGAAACAAAGTTAAGCTAAGCTTTTGCTTACATATTGTGGGCTATTCGACTTAAAATGTTGCCGGCGAATTGGTGCTATATGATTCCATTGAAAGTCGTTCAAAGATAGCGAGCGACTTGGTGCAGATAAGATAAGGACCATATTTTGGAATGTTGCCTCGATATTGGGCAGTTCGTGTAATTCCAAAAGTAACGACAATAACAATGTAGATTTTGGTAGGACATTTTAATAAAGAAATTCTTACATTAACAAACAGAACCCGTTGTTGATTTCACAACTTTGGCTCGAGTTGCTTCGGGTGCGTTCAACATTCAACACATTcaattgaacaaaattgaCCAAATATATTTTCCCCTTTATTTTGGCTTAATAAACCAACTCGGACTCATACTGCCCAAATCTTAACACCaacttaaattaatttcaatcttCTTGAAATTTCGAACAGCTCTTTCTGCTCCTGTAGAGAGTCCTGTTCCAACCCCAACTGGGCGTTATATACGGACGTCGGGTAGAACGCCGATTTGTGCTGTCAAGCGTCATGCTGCCTAAAGTTTTACATATCGATCCGGAACTCTAGTTGGGGCTGATGGATCTTTAGTTTTTCAGATCGTGTATACATGAGAAAGGAACGCGTTCCTGGCGAAACTTGATTAAACTTGTGTCTGAGGCAGTCGGTGATTGAAATCTTTGCACAGGTAAACTATCCCGCACGCTGTGCACGCCCAATCGTAGCAACATTTTCGTCACTGCAGCAAATGTGCACTCTGCATCGTAGTCAGCCATCTTTTTCTGCGCGTGTAGTTTGACAAAGTATTTCTTCCGGTTTGCTCGGGTGTTTGGTATGTGAAAATCACCACCACTTTGATTCCGCGAACTAGTATCGTTTGGACAAACCGGAAAGTTGCCGCCATCATCTGCAGGCGGGACACTCGGGATCTGCAGACGCCCTCGGTgcttcccggtgccggatCACTGTGGTTTTGTAGGGATTTCTGTCGGAGGAAAGTGTGTCAAAAGTTTTTAGTGTTGAACATGTGTTGGCCGACAGTCACCGAAATCCGCTGGCACAGAGAACCCATTCGTTTCGGTGCACATTCTCAGCCCCGTTAACCGCTTTCAGGGAACCGGAACAATAAGGCCCGTGGGCATCACAATGAGCCATCATCAACTTAGTCGTGCTCTGATCGAGGGTGCTCTAGGTTACCATGGGAAGCCGCtgcaaaaaatatgggaaACCGAACGCCAGGATGAATTGCAGCAACTTGGCATTCAATCCGATCCGGATTTCAGCGTCTACATGGCACGGCAAAAACATCTCTCGTTTTGTGAGCGGGCTAAGCGATTGAAGCTGCATCAGTTCATGGCAAAGAACGCACAGACGCTGTTCGACAGGTCGCTAATAGCCAACGATGCCAAGTTCCCCCGCGATTTTAACGAATGTAAGTCGAAACCCGGCTGCAAAGAAGGCCGCCATTGGCAGGTTGCGAATAATGTTTTACTGTTACCGCACGTCCTCCGGTGGCTGACTTCATAGGTGATTACTTCGAAATTCCGCCAATGGAGACATTTATGGGTGTGGAAGCGATCGACAAGTTGGACCACCTGCTGGAGGTAGCGATCATCGGGACACTCGCCAAAAGAACCACTGATTTGAGTTAATGGACCTTCCATTCTTTTCCCTTTTAAGACTGTGCGACCGGGAGACGTGGTTTACGGTAGTGTGGTTTTCCAAAATTTCGGAGGAATAGTGTTGAAACCATTGCTCATAGTTGGGAACGTTAGATATTATGTACGAAACAAAACGCTAAAGGTAAGTGGAATGGGCAAATTAAGGTAGCGACCAACAACAATGGGCACGACTGAAGCGATTCGGCAAACTGATTAAACTGTTTCTcattttaaaaacattgttATTGGTCTGTTTTGAAAGGTTGTTCTGGGTGATCCTTAAAATCTGTTTACTATTTTAGGCTACAATAGCGAAAAATTTAGTTGTCCCCGCCAGGCAAACGAAGGGAATTGCGACAGGCTACAACGTAAATGATTTCGTTTGTTGCGAAGTACTCGATGTGAGTCCTGACGTTCGACGACTGGTCTGTACAATGATCCGAAGTCCTCAAAGCCGTGCACCGGAATCTATAACGTATGGTTTGTTATTGGCGGAAGAACTCCCCGCAATTTACAAGTAAGTGGACGCATCCCGGAAATGCAGTAGAAGCACACGATGTCAACCGATCGGATGTGAAACGTTTAACGGTGTTGGCATGACTCTCCAAGGGAGGGGCATCTTTCGGGTTCGAATAAATAATAGCAAACAGATAAGTGGTCAACTCGTGGGCTGTGGGGGTGGATAGTTGACCCTTACCTGAAACAAATGTGGTTAAACAGCTTTTATTTCATACAGCTATTACTTCAGAACGACTATGTGCTCAAAATAGCGATTGTCGATTACGCGCGATGAAAAACTATTATCAGAGATCGGAACAGAGATTgtaatgaaaatatatttaaaattttgttCTTCCCCTTTTTCGTAGGTTAGctacaaacacaaaaccggGAACCTATCAGTTGCTGCTGGAAAAGTCACCGTCGTTCCGTGATCCACGGTTGGCGGAGCAACTGGTGAAACAGGTCGGACTGGATAGCAACGAGTTTTACACCAACATGTCGAGCTTAAAAGGACGCTATCCCTCGCAGGAATATGCGAGCGAGCTGCGAAATGTGCAGGCGAGCAAGTGGGCATTCCGGTTAGTTTCCGGCGTCCCACGCAAGGGGGACTGAACTGGATACGCAGGAATAAATAATGAATCTCTGCACATGTTTTACAGATCGGTGGCAGAGGGAATCGAACACTTTAAAGAGGGTCGACACTCGGAGGCATTCCAGTGCCTGAACAAAGCGCTGAGCATTGATCCGCGCAATGTGGAAGGTTTGGTGGCCCGTGGTGCGCTCTATGCCAACAGTGGGTCTTTCAAGAAAGCGGTCGAAGACTTCGAGGCGGCCCTCAAGCTCAATCCATCGCATGCCAATGCGCGCAAGTACATGGGCGAAACGTTAGTGGCGCTCGGGCGCAGCTACGAGGATGAGAATCGGTtcgaagaagcgaagaaagcgTACCAGGACTGTCTCAACATCATACCGCACCACGAGGAGGCACAGACATCGCTGGACTTTTTGAAATCGAAACCTTTGTACGGCAAGCAGATTgtcgaaccgaccgaactgGAACTGCCAGGTGAGAGAAGGGtgtaaaataatgaaagagaGTGAGTGTTGACTTTTGTGTTTGCATCGTTCCAGCGCTGAACATCGTGAAGCCGTCATCGAGCGATCGCAACAAGCAGGAACCGGACACTTCGGGCGGTAGTGGAATTGGCCTAGGTGGCActggcggtgtcggtggtggtgttggtggcggaGGAAGCAGCAGTAAGCGAGACAATTCCGAAAGCGCGCGCAAAGAgcgcaaaaaggaaagcaaaaaggatCGCAAAAAACGTCACAAGAAGCATCAAAGTAGCTCGAGCGATTCGAGCTCGGATAGCTCGGATAGTAGCGATTCTAGCAGTgattcgagcagcagcaccagcgatTCGTCGAGTAGTTCTGGTAGGTCCGAGTAACCGAAGGATACAACCTTCAAGCACACACTTTCGCGTTCGCCGTGACTGAGTGTGTTGTTTCATCGAATTTATCTTTTTCGATCAAAATCTTCATCGTAACGatcctttttcgtttgattaCTCTCTCATCATTACCTGGTGGtgtggatttttttcgttttgaaCTCGAGCGATGTGTGTTTCTGAGCCTTCTTCGTGCATTGTTTGAGTAAAAAATGAGGCCCTTTGTTgtttggcaaagttttgctaATTAAACCCTGTTAAATTATATTCCTCACCCTTCGAAATGTGTGAAACGAAGATCGTTCGAGCAAAAATCATGGCCCTCCTCACCATTGACAAAAATATTCTCCTTCTTGTCCACGATCACTTTTGTACAGCAGTTATCCTATATGTTTTAGGTTTTAAAATTTACATTCAAATGATGCCAAAGATGCAATTTATTGTTGAAcattgccagcagcagcagcagaagcacgATTGGTGGGCCACGATCGCCCGCTCGATTGGTTGATCCGTTCAGGTTCGTGAGAAGAAGGGACAGcagaaaaattgtaaacagGATTGCATTCTGGTGCCGAGAGGTCTTAGTTCTTGGTGGACGCGGGTGCATTGTGGTGCTCCTTTCAACAAACACACTATCAAACACTGCTCAGCGACGCCAAACGAGCGCACTGCGCGCCGCCCGAAGTACCAGGAGATTATTTCTTTTGTAGGACTTTAAACGCATCCTCTGCCCTCGATAAACGGAGAAGGACATTACCGATGCTAACGAGGCACAATATTCGAGTTGGCCTGTGACAGTAACGATCATTCCTCTTCGGAACCACGAATGGGCAAATATGGAAAAGAGTACCACAAGCGCTAACAGTCAGAGAACTATAAAGAGAGATAAACCGAATTCTGCAATAACATTTCTCCATCTCCGGTAATGGTGTGCTGTTGTTAGATGATACCGAGTCGAAGCGGGTTTTCGCTCATTTCGTTGCATGGCGGCAAGCCTGGCAATGGTACCGTGGCGGTTGCACTTTCTTTTAGTTGTATCACACGTCGTTCCTTTGCTTTCAGATTCGTCCGGAtcgcgaaacaaaaaacgcaagCGTTcgaagagcgagaaaaaaatgaaatctcTGTCTCCGTTCAGCAAGCGCATGTCGGCAGCcatggccggtggccgaggaACAGGCGTTAGTGGCGTTGTGGCCGGTGAGCTGGTGGGATATCCTCTAGGACATGGCAGTGGTAGCGGCGTCGTAGCTGGCGGACTGTTTGGTCAATCGTCTTCCTCCCACGGTCAATCCGGTTTTGATGATTACGAGCAGAAGGTATACGTCTCTAAAGCAGATGTGGTTGAAGTCAAATGGCGTTACTAATACGGATCGTCCCTCTATGTCTAATCGCAGGTTCGTAAGTTTTTGGAAATGCCACGCGACGAAGAAAACTACGAAGAGAAAGTGCGTAGATTCGTCGCCGAAGCCACCAAGTACCAGAAGGAACGCAAACAATTAGAGGACAagtcgaagaagaagaaaaagaaggaagagaaaaaggcgaaaaaggaaagcaaaaagaagcgcaaatcggacgagaaaaaaaaatccaagaaGAAGGATaagggcggcggtggcggaggcgatGATGATTCGACGATCGATAAGGATAAGCTCCGTGAAGCATTGAAGTAAGTGCGCGGCTCGCTTACTGGCGTTGCATTCTGTCATTTGACTGCACATTACCCTACATACCCTTTTCTAATCTCGGTTctggtttctttttgcttaggatttttgaaaattttcccGTCCTCGATGAGCTTGGTTCGAAGCTGGGTGAATACTACGCCAAACAATCGGCCGCAGCCGGTGCGGGTGGTAGTTCTGCGGCAGAAATTCTATCCGCACTGTTGGGTGGTAccgctggtgccggtgcgggAGGAAGCGGAACTTCGGGTGCAACCGGCAACAGTCGGGCCAAGGAGCGCGATGCGTTCCGAAATTCAAAGTTTAAGGTGTGTCTTTCGTCCGGTTTGGTGACGGAAACGGCCTCCTCCGGGTCGGGTATGGTTTCAGCTGGAAAATCTTCATCCGATTTGATGGACCATGGCCCGAGTGCTGGCGTTAGTGGCGATGACAATGCCAAGGACGGTAAGTGGCGTATGATGTTCAATAAGGATAAACGTCCGGCACCGAAGGATTCGGCCGGTTCCGCTGCCGGCAGTTCGGCGGCTCTTGCCCAGAAACAGCACGCTTTCGGCAACGAGTCTGATGAAGAAACGGCTGGCGCGGCCTGGTCTGGGTCCGGCGGGAAGGCACAACACTACTCCGATCAACGTGGCAGCCGGTTCGGTACCAGCCGTTATGACGATCGTGGCCGTGACGCGAGCATGGAGAAAGGAAAAGGTTCGGCAGCGGCCACTGCACCAACCGTcaagtccggtccggttgtttTGGACAAGTTTGGCAACTTCCGTCTAGCGTCAGCGGAAACACCAAGCAACAagccgccggaaccggccgcGGCCCCTCCGGTTCGAAGATCGCGCAGCAAATCGCGTCACCGCACGTACGGTAGCTCCCGGTCACGGTCGAGATCGCGCAGCGAGCGGCGCGGACGGTCACGTTCGGGTAGCTTTCGGCGTCGCTTCAGCCGTTCTCGGTCTCGTTCTTTTAGCCGTTCGCGTTCGGGAAGCTACTCGCGGAGCCGTTCGCGCTCGCGTAGTTTCGAGCGGCGCCGTTTCGATCGCCGGTTCTACCGTGGTGGGCGTGGTGGCATGGGAGGCGGTGGTGGATACGGTGGTGATCGGATGGGCTCATTCGGCGGCAACCGGTTCAACAATTCGCGAGGTCATTATCGCCGTGGTGGATTCCGTGATTTCCGCGACAATCGTTTCGTTGGCcgtggaggcggtggtggcggaggcggtggtcgCGATCGGCCACCGTTCCGCCCGAGATACCGTGGCCGCTTCCAGCGTTCGTACAGCCGCAGCACGAGCAAGTCTCCGGATCGGCGTCCGGTCGGTAGCCCGGGAGACGATCGACCGCGTTACCGGGATAGCCGCCGGGGAGAAAGTCGCGGAGCACGGGATCGGGGAGACAGCCGGGACCGCTCGCCGCCTCCGGTTCGGCGTGGTACGAGTCGCGATAGTCGTGACAATCAGCGTGACGATGAAAGCCGTGATCGTCACCGACGATCGGAGGATCGCGAGTCTTCGAAGCGCTCGAAGGACGACTCGTCCGTgagtggtggcggtggcggtggccgagacGGTGCAGGAACTGTCGACGGCGACACATCCAAGAACGACGATGGGTCGCCCCGTGCGGCCAAATCGCGAAGACGTCGCTCAAAGTCCGCCAGTGGAAGTCGAAGTCCTCAGTCGACAGCCTCGTCGGGCAAAAACGTTCTCAATGACATCGAGGGCCGCTGGGCAGATCGCGAAGAACGGGCGAATGACAAGCGGTCGGAAAGggaagacgacgatgatgggcCAGCACCTCCACCGCGTCGGCGTTCGGGCGAAGGCAATGCGGACGATCGTCGAACAGGGGACAAGGGGTCCGCCGGTACCGGAACGGATGCATCGCATTCCGCCGCAACGGAGgacggtgctgatgatgcgaCGATGGAAGAGCTCGAGAAACTGCTCACGAAAGCGCGCAAAGAGCGCAAGGAAGAAATGATGGAACGTAACAAGGATCTGCTGAAGAAGACCACTTACTAACGGATGCGCCGTTCCCCGGGATAGGCCCCAATCATCTATCCGCGGGCGATTTAGTGTGTCtcgcatcgatcgcatcgGCATCGTTGATTATGTCGTGCgattaattattatttgtaCTTTTAACCATCGCTACCACATTAAATCGTGGAAACAATTGAACTCTGTAAACGTTTAGCGATTAGCACAGGAAAAAGCGTGTTGTTGGATTCTTATTTGTAGCATCCGAAAGGGGGAGGCAGTTCGTTAGTATCGCTCTTTTGGAAACGAATCGCAAAAAACCATTCTCGGCCAGGATTGGGCAACTATTCTATTTTGTTTCCAGAGTTTTCGATATTAGTAGAGCAAAAACAAGTAGGAaatcttcgttttttttgctgtaggAATAGGGAGGCGTGAATTGAAGGCGGTAGACGATTCTTCGGAGCCATTGAGCACGCAAACGCGGGCGACGAAGAATTAGCTGGAtaaggagaaaaaaacgctAGTTTTACACTCAAAGAACTGCGGTCGATTCAGTTTCTCGGTGGTCAAAGATTTCGGTATCGgacaaacaaacccaacacAGTAcgttttttgtcaaattttttcagtttgccgtttactcataataaattagtGTGTTCTCTAACTTCACCAGTATGTCTCTCAAACATGGCTTACCCGCATGATGGTGGGCAGCATTGTTCTCggtgtctctcgctctctcttttttacgttttcttcgttttcttttgtatttttctcgtttagcttttttgtagtttttccTCGTTACTTCATTTATATCACAATGGAATACACAGTCTCAATTAATCAGAATTTAATTGTGTTCTTCTCGTAGTTTCTGCTCGCTGCCTCTAACGATCCGTGCGCTGTGGCTTTGGTTCTTCGTTTAAAACTCTTGCTTATGACTTCCGCTAGGCTTCTCCCCACAGCATTCCCCGTTGGAGCGGAATGCCAATCGTTTGCATGATGGCGCTGTTCACTGGCGATTATAAAGAGAGTTGCCCTTTGGCTTACCGAGATTATCACAACACAATCTTACATATTTCAGCCACTGTACCCTAcgcgttttcggttttcctttcctcGTTCGGCAGTTAAATAGTGAATTTCTCACGAAAATGCCGGCATATCATAAAGAAAAGCCCTGAATTTCAATCAATGATTTTAAGTAACTAAATGTTTGTACTCTTTTGTTAAGTGCGGTGGCCCTGTTTCCGAATAAACCAATGTTTATTTcagaaataattttaaacaaatcttCATGGAAGAAACGATCATGGATGAACGATCAGTGATTAAAAGGGTTGGAATTAAACTCAAGTTATTGCCTTATATTGGTCTTATTCGAATGAACTGTGAATCCGATGTACCACGTGGGCTGGTTTCAATAATTCATGTTTCGTAAATTGGAAGTCTCGCAAATTTGACGAGTTGTTTTGAAAACCTAATCTAAATGCAATCCGAACACAAGGCTGTGCTGTggtctcatcatcatcatctgtggTCTCAACCGGTGTTACAACAAACCGCGGTAGTTGGTGGGTGGGTGTCATTAAATTGTGCGCGCCTTCCTTCCGATGCGCGTGTAGTCGTCGTCGGTAGTGTCGTAAGGCACACTTTTGTACTCTTTAACGTGATGGAACATTAAAGGATCGTGAGGTTTGGAACTGATGTGGGACAACGGAGATCATATT encodes the following:
- the LOC131212683 gene encoding tetratricopeptide repeat protein 14 homolog, which codes for MSHHQLSRALIEGALGYHGKPLQKIWETERQDELQQLGIQSDPDFSVYMARQKHLSFCERAKRLKLHQFMAKNAQTLFDRSLIANDAKFPRDFNECDYFEIPPMETFMGVEAIDKLDHLLETVRPGDVVYGSVVFQNFGGIVLKPLLIVGNVRYYVRNKTLKATIAKNLVVPARQTKGIATGYNVNDFVCCEVLDVSPDVRRLVCTMIRSPQSRAPESITYGLLLAEELPAIYKLATNTKPGTYQLLLEKSPSFRDPRLAEQLVKQVGLDSNEFYTNMSSLKGRYPSQEYASELRNVQASKWAFRSVAEGIEHFKEGRHSEAFQCLNKALSIDPRNVEGLVARGALYANSGSFKKAVEDFEAALKLNPSHANARKYMGETLVALGRSYEDENRFEEAKKAYQDCLNIIPHHEEAQTSLDFLKSKPLYGKQIVEPTELELPALNIVKPSSSDRNKQEPDTSGGSGIGLGGTGGVGGGVGGGGSSSKRDNSESARKERKKESKKDRKKRHKKHQSSSSDSSSDSSDSSDSSSDSSSSTSDSSSSSDSSGSRNKKRKRSKSEKKMKSLSPFSKRMSAAMAGGRGTGVSGVVAGELVGYPLGHGSGSGVVAGGLFGQSSSSHGQSGFDDYEQKVRKFLEMPRDEENYEEKVRRFVAEATKYQKERKQLEDKSKKKKKKEEKKAKKESKKKRKSDEKKKSKKKDKGGGGGGDDDSTIDKDKLREALKIFENFPVLDELGSKLGEYYAKQSAAAGAGGSSAAEILSALLGGTAGAGAGGSGTSGATGNSRAKERDAFRNSKFKVCLSSGLVTETASSGSGMVSAGKSSSDLMDHGPSAGVSGDDNAKDGKWRMMFNKDKRPAPKDSAGSAAGSSAALAQKQHAFGNESDEETAGAAWSGSGGKAQHYSDQRGSRFGTSRYDDRGRDASMEKGKGSAAATAPTVKSGPVVLDKFGNFRLASAETPSNKPPEPAAAPPVRRSRSKSRHRTYGSSRSRSRSRSERRGRSRSGSFRRRFSRSRSRSFSRSRSGSYSRSRSRSRSFERRRFDRRFYRGGRGGMGGGGGYGGDRMGSFGGNRFNNSRGHYRRGGFRDFRDNRFVGRGGGGGGGGGRDRPPFRPRYRGRFQRSYSRSTSKSPDRRPVGSPGDDRPRYRDSRRGESRGARDRGDSRDRSPPPVRRGTSRDSRDNQRDDESRDRHRRSEDRESSKRSKDDSSVSGGGGGGRDGAGTVDGDTSKNDDGSPRAAKSRRRRSKSASGSRSPQSTASSGKNVLNDIEGRWADREERANDKRSEREDDDDGPAPPPRRRSGEGNADDRRTGDKGSAGTGTDASHSAATEDGADDATMEELEKLLTKARKERKEEMMERNKDLLKKTTY
- the LOC131209754 gene encoding GTP:AMP phosphotransferase AK3, mitochondrial, with product MTSGKLFRAIIMGAPGSGKGTVSSRIVHGFNLKHISSGDLLRWNIARGTELGRVAEKYIKEGKLVPDIYITKCILSELEQIKTQSWLLDGFPRTREQADDLWQQERIDSVINLEVPFDVIIERIESRLVHLPSGRVYNRGFNDPKTPGRDDVTGEPLSQRPDDNPVAVRKRLEIYDACAKPINEYFDQKGVLTTFKGSATDEIWPHVKKYLETKLS